In Deferribacter desulfuricans SSM1, the following are encoded in one genomic region:
- a CDS encoding DUF3568 family protein: MQKILVIIVACFILGSTVSCVAPVVVAAGAGAGATYSLTADGVSDNFPISKERAVEVFSQIIKNENGKLILVSISEGKIDAEIGKKKIYFRAKPLTSNATKVVIKARKGYNLLPDKDTAVELFKKFVKVVNG, from the coding sequence ATGCAAAAAATATTAGTTATTATAGTTGCTTGTTTTATTTTAGGATCTACTGTCTCTTGTGTAGCACCTGTAGTTGTTGCTGCTGGAGCAGGTGCTGGTGCAACATATAGTTTGACTGCAGATGGTGTATCAGATAATTTCCCAATTTCTAAAGAGAGAGCAGTGGAGGTATTTTCTCAAATAATAAAAAATGAAAATGGGAAATTGATTCTTGTTTCAATATCAGAGGGCAAAATAGACGCTGAAATTGGAAAGAAAAAAATATATTTTAGGGCTAAACCTTTAACATCAAACGCTACTAAAGTTGTAATTAAAGCAAGGAAGGGTTATAATTTATTACCTGATAAAGATACTGCTGTAGAGTTATTCAAGAAATTCGTAAAGGTTGTAAATGGTTAG
- a CDS encoding RrF2 family transcriptional regulator — MKLTKAADYALRVMLFIASSDKDKTFMRSELSEICDIPDSFLGKILQTLAKNGLLDSSKGKKGGFKLSKSPEEITLYDIVTAIDGDVYINECIDKPEVCKRSDICKINNVLAKIKNNFVKELKNYTLKDLLTNK, encoded by the coding sequence ATGAAATTAACAAAAGCAGCTGATTATGCATTAAGAGTAATGTTATTTATTGCGTCAAGTGATAAAGATAAAACCTTCATGAGAAGTGAATTGTCTGAAATATGTGATATACCTGATAGTTTTTTGGGGAAAATACTACAGACTTTGGCCAAAAACGGGTTGTTGGATTCATCAAAAGGGAAAAAAGGTGGATTTAAGTTGAGTAAATCTCCTGAAGAAATCACTCTTTACGATATAGTTACAGCTATAGACGGCGATGTATACATAAATGAATGTATTGACAAACCAGAAGTGTGTAAAAGATCAGATATCTGCAAAATAAACAATGTATTAGCAAAAATTAAAAATAATTTTGTTAAAGAGTTAAAAAATTATACCCTCAAGGACCTGTTAACAAACAAATAA